The genomic region TCGCGCAGCAGCGACGACACCGAGTCGAGCACCTCGTACAGGCGCGCGACGATCAGGTCGGTCCGCGGCGGGTCGACCCCGCGCACGATCGTCCCCGGCTCGAGTCGGGGACGTTCGGGACTGCCGGGCACGATCTCCAGGTACTGCTCGCCGAGCACGCCGGACGTGTTGATGAAGAACTCGGCGTCGTCGTGGATCGCATCGCGGACGCGGTCTTCCAGCCACACGTGAAGCCTCACCTGCACGCGCCTGCCGGTCCGCTCGTCGAGCTTGCCGCCCAAGAACTCGACGTCGTCGACCTTGCCGACTTCGATGCCGGAGACCTTGACGGGCGCTCCGGGCTGGATGTTGCCGCTGAAGTCGTAGTCGACGAACAGCGTGTAGCCGGACGCGAAGGAGAAGTTGCCTAGCGCCAACACCAGCGCGGCAAGCACGGCGAGGGCGCCGACGATCAGCAGGCCGACTCGGAATTCGAGCTTCCCTTCGCGCATGCCGTGGGCGCATCGTAGCAGACTGCGGCCCGAACGGCCGCCGGCCGGCATCAGAAGCCCGGCGTGTCCATTGGCCCGTCGGATCGACCGGCCAAAAACTGCGCGACGATCGGATCGGCCGGCTCGGTGAACGCGGCCCGCGGCCCGCACGCGTGGATGCGCCCCTGGTACAGAAACGCGATCCGGTCCGCGATCGACCGGATCGACACGAGATCGTGCGACACGACCACGCACGTCACGCCGAGCCGGTCCGACAGTTCGCGAACGAGCGCGTCGATGCGGCGAGCACTCACGGGGTCGAGACCCGTGGTCGGCTCGTCGAATAGCACCGCCTCCGGATCGAGCGTCAGGGTGCGGGCGATCGCCGCGCGCTTGCGCATGCCGTCACTGAGTTCGGTGGGGTAGCGGTCGGCGAACTCGGCCATGTGGACCTGATCGAGCCGCTCGAGCGCCCGCTCCATCGCAACGGCATGGCGCATCCGATGGTGCTTGCGAAGCGGCAGGGCGACGTTTTCTTGCAGCGTCATCGAGTCGAACAACGTCGCATTCTGAAACACCATGCCGACCCGCTTGCGAATCGGATAGAACGCGCGCTCGCTCAGATTGTCGATCCGCTGGCCGGCGTACCAGATCTCGCCGGCGTCGACGCGAAGCAAACCGACGATGTGTTTGATCGCAACCGATTTGCCGACACCGGAGGTGCCGATAAGGAAGAACACCTCGCCACGGTTGATGGCGAGGTCGACGCCGCGCAGCACCGGCTTGTCGCCGAACGACTTGCACACGCCGCGGAATTCGATGAGCGGGCGCGACACGTCATCTCCGCAGGGTGAGGCCGACACCCGACAGCAAAAAGTCGAGGATGATGACGGCAAGCGAACTGCCGATGACCGCCGCCGTCGTCGCCCAGCCGACGCCCTCCGAGGAGCCGCGCGCGCGCAGGCCGCAGTATCCCGATACGACCGGGATCGCGAGGCCGTAGGTCAGGCATTTGGATGTTCCGATCGCGACGTCGATCGCCTCGATCTGGCCGGCGTCGAAAAACGTGCGGTAGTTGACGCCGAACGACAGGTGCGCGGTGACTCCTCCGGCCGCGTACAGGATCGCGCCGCCGATGACCGACAGTACGAACGTCATGATGACGGATGCCAGCGCTCGCGGCACGATGAGGTAATCGATCGGGGAGACGCCGCACATCCGCAGCGCATCGATCTGTTCGGTGACCTTCATCGAGCCGACCTCCGCCGCGATGCCGGCCCCGACGCGCGTGGCGACCATCATCGCCGTGAGGGTGGGCCCGAAGTCGTGGGTCGCGATCTTCGCGAACTCGCTGCCGACGCGGGACAGGTCGCCGGTGATGCGGCTGAGCTGCAGGCAGCTCTGGTAGATCATGACCATGCCGATGAAGCCGAGCGTCACCGCGATGAACAGGAGCGAGCGGTTGCCGATCTCGTACATCTGGTGGACCACCTCGCCAGGCGGGCGCCGCCCGCCGGCGCGGGGGCGCAGTGCGCCGCGCAGCGTCGCCGCGAGCGTCGCGTACAGATCGGCCGCGGCGCGCGCCCCGTCGATTGCCGCGCCGCCGAGACGTTCGATGTGGCCGCGAACGGTCATCCGGTAAGGTAGGTCAGAAAGAAGTCGAGCAGCATGATGCAAACGGCCGCGGCGACGACGGCGGCGTTGACCGCGCGGCCGACGCCGACGGCGCCGCCGCGCACCGTGACGCCGAAGTGGCAACTCGACAGCGCGATCGCGCCGCCGAACGCGAGCGCCTTCACCAGGCCGTGAACCAGGTCGGCGACCTTCAGGTTGTCCACGAGGCTGTAGTAGAACGTCGATACTTCGATTCCGAGCAGCAGTTTTGCGAACGCCATGCCGCCGACGATCGCAACCAAATCGCCGATCGCCGTGAGCAGAAACAGGCACACGATCATGGCGACGACGCGCGGCACGAGTAGGTAGCGCACCGGGTCGATGGCGAGCGCGCGCAGCCCGTCGAGCTGCTCGGTCACGGTCATCGTCCCGAGTTCGGCCGTGTTGTTGGCGCCGACTCGTCCCGAGAACATCAGCGCGATCAAGATCGGGCCGATTTCGCGAAATACGGCGTAGCCGGTGCCCCAGCCGACAATTCCGGTCGCGTTGAACCGGCGCACGAACAGCCCCGACTGGATGACCATGATACCGCCGGTGAAAAACGCGGTGAGCACGACGATCGGTACCGAGCGGTTGCCCATTTTGTACAGGTTGCGAACGAGTTCGCGGCCGTCCATCGACGGGGGCAGCAGCGCGCGGAAAACGTGAGCGAGCAGCAGCGCGATGCCGCCGACTTCGCGGGCGGTCGCGATCGCGCCGGCGCCGATACCGGCGAGGGCGCGCGCTGCGGATGTCACAGCGGGCCCTCGAGTTCGCCGCGCAC from Deltaproteobacteria bacterium harbors:
- a CDS encoding MCE family protein; translated protein: MPAGGRSGRSLLRCAHGMREGKLEFRVGLLIVGALAVLAALVLALGNFSFASGYTLFVDYDFSGNIQPGAPVKVSGIEVGKVDDVEFLGGKLDERTGRRVQVRLHVWLEDRVRDAIHDDAEFFINTSGVLGEQYLEIVPGSPERPRLEPGTIVRGVDPPRTDLIVARLYEVLDSVSSLLRDDKDLIRDLLANSASAVGELNQLLVDNREALGKLIVAAEALATETTATLRDVRTGIGDPRIIGRTVRDADALMVSARQTIDDLGPKAGAFVADATRLTSLVTEARVERALAVADGAVSLTGKAGRLVDGAAAVVDALRAGKGTAGALLVREEVYADLREMIRDLRRNPWKFFWKE
- a CDS encoding ATP-binding cassette domain-containing protein; the encoded protein is MSRPLIEFRGVCKSFGDKPVLRGVDLAINRGEVFFLIGTSGVGKSVAIKHIVGLLRVDAGEIWYAGQRIDNLSERAFYPIRKRVGMVFQNATLFDSMTLQENVALPLRKHHRMRHAVAMERALERLDQVHMAEFADRYPTELSDGMRKRAAIARTLTLDPEAVLFDEPTTGLDPVSARRIDALVRELSDRLGVTCVVVSHDLVSIRSIADRIAFLYQGRIHACGPRAAFTEPADPIVAQFLAGRSDGPMDTPGF
- a CDS encoding ABC transporter permease, translated to MTVRGHIERLGGAAIDGARAAADLYATLAATLRGALRPRAGGRRPPGEVVHQMYEIGNRSLLFIAVTLGFIGMVMIYQSCLQLSRITGDLSRVGSEFAKIATHDFGPTLTAMMVATRVGAGIAAEVGSMKVTEQIDALRMCGVSPIDYLIVPRALASVIMTFVLSVIGGAILYAAGGVTAHLSFGVNYRTFFDAGQIEAIDVAIGTSKCLTYGLAIPVVSGYCGLRARGSSEGVGWATTAAVIGSSLAVIILDFLLSGVGLTLRR
- a CDS encoding ABC transporter permease produces the protein MTSAARALAGIGAGAIATAREVGGIALLLAHVFRALLPPSMDGRELVRNLYKMGNRSVPIVVLTAFFTGGIMVIQSGLFVRRFNATGIVGWGTGYAVFREIGPILIALMFSGRVGANNTAELGTMTVTEQLDGLRALAIDPVRYLLVPRVVAMIVCLFLLTAIGDLVAIVGGMAFAKLLLGIEVSTFYYSLVDNLKVADLVHGLVKALAFGGAIALSSCHFGVTVRGGAVGVGRAVNAAVVAAAVCIMLLDFFLTYLTG